The Mastomys coucha isolate ucsf_1 unplaced genomic scaffold, UCSF_Mcou_1 pScaffold11, whole genome shotgun sequence genome includes a window with the following:
- the Pou6f1 gene encoding POU domain, class 6, transcription factor 1 isoform X1, giving the protein MDPGTGSDSSLTVNEQVIVMSGHETIRVLEVGVDAQLPAEEESKGLESVAAGGSQSGGPAEASGPAGEAGSCDPDHSAEATVKSLPGIPPSPAPAIATFSQAPSQPQASQTLTPLAVQAAPQVLTQESLATVLTGVMVPAGAVTQPLLIPIGITGQVAGQQGLAVWTIPTATVAALPGLTAASPTGGTFKPPLTGLQAAAVLNAALPTPVQAAPPIQASSPAQPQPPAQPQPLFQTQPLLQTTPTILPQPTAATAAAPAPKPVDATPQITVQPAGFAFSPGIISATSLGGQTQILGSLTTAPVITNTIPSMPGISSQILTNAQGQVIGALPWVVNSASVAAPAPAQSLQVQAVTPQLLLNAQGQVIATLASSPLPQPVAVRKPNTPESPAKSEVQPIQPTQAVSQPAVLLSNPAPALKSSASAPIPITCSETPTVSQLVAKPHTPSLDEDGINLEEIREFAKNFKIRRLSLGLTQTQVGQALTATEGPAYSQSAICRFEKLDITPKSAQKLKPVLEKWLMEAELRNQEGQQNLMEFVGGEPSKKRKRRTSFTPQAIEALNAYFEKNPLPTGQEITEIAKELNYDREVVRVWFCNRRQTLKNTSKLNVFQIP; this is encoded by the exons ATGGATCCTGGAACCGGATCTGACTCATCTCTGACTGTCAATGAGCAG GTCATTGTGATGTCGGGCCACGAGACCATCCGAGTATTGGAAGTCGGAGTGGATGCCCAGCTCCCGGCCGAGGAGGAGAGCAAAGGACTGGAGAGTGTGGCAGCTGGTGGCTCCCAGAGTGGAGGCCCTGCTGAAGCCAGTGGACCCGCTGGTGAAGCTGGGTCATGTGACCCAGACCATTCTGCAGAGGCAACTG TGAAGTCGCTGCCCGGAATCCCTCCGAGTCCCGCCCCAGCCATCGCCACCTTCAGCCAAGCCCCAAGCCAGCCTCAGGCTTCACAGACCCTGACACCGCTGGCAGTACAAGCTGCCCCCCAG GTCTTGACTCAGGAAAGCTTAGCCACAGTTCTGACAGGAGTTATGGTCCCAGCAGGGGCCGTTACTCAACCTCTTCTTATCCCCATCGGTATTACAGGTCAAGTGGCTGGGCAGCAGGGGCTGGCCGTGTGGACAATCCCTACAGCAACTGTGGCTGCCCTCCCAGGACTGACCGCCGCCTCTCCCACAGGGGGAACTTTCAAGCCACCTTTAACTGGTCTCCAAG CAGCTGCGGTGCTGAACGCTGCCCTCCCGACACCTGTGCAAGCTGCCCCACCAATACAGGCCTCCTCGCCCGCCCAGCCCCAGCCGCCGGCTCAACCCCAGCCGCTGTTCCAGACCCAGCCACTGCTACAGACCACGCCTACCATCCTCCCACAACccactgctgccactgctgctgccccCGCCCCCAAGCCAGTGGACGCCACCCCGCAGATCACCGTCCAGCCTGCAGGCTTCGCATTTAGCCCAGGGATC ATCAGTGCCACCTCCCTCGGAGGACAGACGCAGATCCTGGGCTCCCTCACTACAGCTCCGGTTATTACCAACACCATTCCCAGCATGCCTGGGATCAGCAGTCAGATCCTCACTAATGCTCAGGGACAG GTTATTGGAGCACTTCCGTGGGTAGTGAACTCAGCTAGCGTGGCCGCACCAGCACCAGCACAGAGCCTGCAGGTCCAAGCCGTGACTCCCCAGCTCTTGCTGAATGCCCAGGGCCAGGTGATCGCAACCCTAGCCAGCAGCCCCCTGCCTCAACCTGTGGCTGTCAGGAAGCCAAACACACCGGAGTCCCCTGCTAAGAGTGAG GTGCAGCCTATCCAGCCAACACAAGCGGTGTCCCAGCCTGCCGTACTCCTCAGCAATCCAGCCCCGGCGCTCAAGTCGTCAGCCTCAGCTCCCATCCCAATCACCTGCTCAGAGACCCCTACCGTCAGTCAGTTGGTAGCAA AGCCGCACACTCCAAGTCTGGATGAGGACGGGATCAACTTAGAAGAGATCCGGGAGTTTGCCAAGAATTTTAAGATCCGGAGGCTCTCTCTGGGTCTGACACAGACCCAGGTAGGCCAGGCTTTGACCGCGACAGAAGGGCCAGCCTACAGCCAATCAGCCATCTGCAG GTTTGAGAAGCTGGACATCACACCCAAGAGTGCCCAGAAGCTGAAGCCGGTTTTGGAAAAGTGGTTGATGGAGGCCGAGCTCCGGAACCAGGAAGGCCAGCAGAATCTGATGGAGTTTGTGGGTGGCGAGCCCTCCAAGAAACGCAAGCGTCGCACGTCCTTCACACCGCAGGCCATAGAGGCTCTCAATGCCTACTTTGAGAAAAACCCCCTGCCTACCGGCCAGGAGATCACAGAGATCGCCAAGGAGCTCAACTATGACCGGGAGGTGGTGAGGGTCTGGTTCTGTAATCGACGCCAGACACTCAAGAACACCAGCAAGCTGAACGTCTTTCAGATCCCTTAG
- the Pou6f1 gene encoding POU domain, class 6, transcription factor 1 isoform X2, whose protein sequence is MDPGTGSDSSLTVNEQVIVMSGHETIRVLEVGVDAQLPAEEESKGLESVAAGGSQSGGPAEASGPAGEAGSCDPDHSAEATVKSLPGIPPSPAPAIATFSQAPSQPQASQTLTPLAVQAAPQVLTQESLATVLTGVMVPAGAVTQPLLIPIGITGQVAGQQGLAVWTIPTATVAALPGLTAASPTGGTFKPPLTGLQAAVLNAALPTPVQAAPPIQASSPAQPQPPAQPQPLFQTQPLLQTTPTILPQPTAATAAAPAPKPVDATPQITVQPAGFAFSPGIISATSLGGQTQILGSLTTAPVITNTIPSMPGISSQILTNAQGQVIGALPWVVNSASVAAPAPAQSLQVQAVTPQLLLNAQGQVIATLASSPLPQPVAVRKPNTPESPAKSEVQPIQPTQAVSQPAVLLSNPAPALKSSASAPIPITCSETPTVSQLVAKPHTPSLDEDGINLEEIREFAKNFKIRRLSLGLTQTQVGQALTATEGPAYSQSAICRFEKLDITPKSAQKLKPVLEKWLMEAELRNQEGQQNLMEFVGGEPSKKRKRRTSFTPQAIEALNAYFEKNPLPTGQEITEIAKELNYDREVVRVWFCNRRQTLKNTSKLNVFQIP, encoded by the exons ATGGATCCTGGAACCGGATCTGACTCATCTCTGACTGTCAATGAGCAG GTCATTGTGATGTCGGGCCACGAGACCATCCGAGTATTGGAAGTCGGAGTGGATGCCCAGCTCCCGGCCGAGGAGGAGAGCAAAGGACTGGAGAGTGTGGCAGCTGGTGGCTCCCAGAGTGGAGGCCCTGCTGAAGCCAGTGGACCCGCTGGTGAAGCTGGGTCATGTGACCCAGACCATTCTGCAGAGGCAACTG TGAAGTCGCTGCCCGGAATCCCTCCGAGTCCCGCCCCAGCCATCGCCACCTTCAGCCAAGCCCCAAGCCAGCCTCAGGCTTCACAGACCCTGACACCGCTGGCAGTACAAGCTGCCCCCCAG GTCTTGACTCAGGAAAGCTTAGCCACAGTTCTGACAGGAGTTATGGTCCCAGCAGGGGCCGTTACTCAACCTCTTCTTATCCCCATCGGTATTACAGGTCAAGTGGCTGGGCAGCAGGGGCTGGCCGTGTGGACAATCCCTACAGCAACTGTGGCTGCCCTCCCAGGACTGACCGCCGCCTCTCCCACAGGGGGAACTTTCAAGCCACCTTTAACTGGTCTCCAAG CTGCGGTGCTGAACGCTGCCCTCCCGACACCTGTGCAAGCTGCCCCACCAATACAGGCCTCCTCGCCCGCCCAGCCCCAGCCGCCGGCTCAACCCCAGCCGCTGTTCCAGACCCAGCCACTGCTACAGACCACGCCTACCATCCTCCCACAACccactgctgccactgctgctgccccCGCCCCCAAGCCAGTGGACGCCACCCCGCAGATCACCGTCCAGCCTGCAGGCTTCGCATTTAGCCCAGGGATC ATCAGTGCCACCTCCCTCGGAGGACAGACGCAGATCCTGGGCTCCCTCACTACAGCTCCGGTTATTACCAACACCATTCCCAGCATGCCTGGGATCAGCAGTCAGATCCTCACTAATGCTCAGGGACAG GTTATTGGAGCACTTCCGTGGGTAGTGAACTCAGCTAGCGTGGCCGCACCAGCACCAGCACAGAGCCTGCAGGTCCAAGCCGTGACTCCCCAGCTCTTGCTGAATGCCCAGGGCCAGGTGATCGCAACCCTAGCCAGCAGCCCCCTGCCTCAACCTGTGGCTGTCAGGAAGCCAAACACACCGGAGTCCCCTGCTAAGAGTGAG GTGCAGCCTATCCAGCCAACACAAGCGGTGTCCCAGCCTGCCGTACTCCTCAGCAATCCAGCCCCGGCGCTCAAGTCGTCAGCCTCAGCTCCCATCCCAATCACCTGCTCAGAGACCCCTACCGTCAGTCAGTTGGTAGCAA AGCCGCACACTCCAAGTCTGGATGAGGACGGGATCAACTTAGAAGAGATCCGGGAGTTTGCCAAGAATTTTAAGATCCGGAGGCTCTCTCTGGGTCTGACACAGACCCAGGTAGGCCAGGCTTTGACCGCGACAGAAGGGCCAGCCTACAGCCAATCAGCCATCTGCAG GTTTGAGAAGCTGGACATCACACCCAAGAGTGCCCAGAAGCTGAAGCCGGTTTTGGAAAAGTGGTTGATGGAGGCCGAGCTCCGGAACCAGGAAGGCCAGCAGAATCTGATGGAGTTTGTGGGTGGCGAGCCCTCCAAGAAACGCAAGCGTCGCACGTCCTTCACACCGCAGGCCATAGAGGCTCTCAATGCCTACTTTGAGAAAAACCCCCTGCCTACCGGCCAGGAGATCACAGAGATCGCCAAGGAGCTCAACTATGACCGGGAGGTGGTGAGGGTCTGGTTCTGTAATCGACGCCAGACACTCAAGAACACCAGCAAGCTGAACGTCTTTCAGATCCCTTAG
- the Pou6f1 gene encoding POU domain, class 6, transcription factor 1 isoform X3, which produces MSREPALQTPTLPSTQGSLLFFFLSVPCEVKSLPGIPPSPAPAIATFSQAPSQPQASQTLTPLAVQAAPQVLTQESLATVLTGVMVPAGAVTQPLLIPIGITGQVAGQQGLAVWTIPTATVAALPGLTAASPTGGTFKPPLTGLQAAAVLNAALPTPVQAAPPIQASSPAQPQPPAQPQPLFQTQPLLQTTPTILPQPTAATAAAPAPKPVDATPQITVQPAGFAFSPGIISATSLGGQTQILGSLTTAPVITNTIPSMPGISSQILTNAQGQVIGALPWVVNSASVAAPAPAQSLQVQAVTPQLLLNAQGQVIATLASSPLPQPVAVRKPNTPESPAKSEVQPIQPTQAVSQPAVLLSNPAPALKSSASAPIPITCSETPTVSQLVAKPHTPSLDEDGINLEEIREFAKNFKIRRLSLGLTQTQVGQALTATEGPAYSQSAICRFEKLDITPKSAQKLKPVLEKWLMEAELRNQEGQQNLMEFVGGEPSKKRKRRTSFTPQAIEALNAYFEKNPLPTGQEITEIAKELNYDREVVRVWFCNRRQTLKNTSKLNVFQIP; this is translated from the exons atgagcCGGGAGCCAGCTCTGCAGACACCTACACTGCCTTCCACTCAAG GCTCActcttgttcttctttctctctgtcccgtGTGAAGTGAAGTCGCTGCCCGGAATCCCTCCGAGTCCCGCCCCAGCCATCGCCACCTTCAGCCAAGCCCCAAGCCAGCCTCAGGCTTCACAGACCCTGACACCGCTGGCAGTACAAGCTGCCCCCCAG GTCTTGACTCAGGAAAGCTTAGCCACAGTTCTGACAGGAGTTATGGTCCCAGCAGGGGCCGTTACTCAACCTCTTCTTATCCCCATCGGTATTACAGGTCAAGTGGCTGGGCAGCAGGGGCTGGCCGTGTGGACAATCCCTACAGCAACTGTGGCTGCCCTCCCAGGACTGACCGCCGCCTCTCCCACAGGGGGAACTTTCAAGCCACCTTTAACTGGTCTCCAAG CAGCTGCGGTGCTGAACGCTGCCCTCCCGACACCTGTGCAAGCTGCCCCACCAATACAGGCCTCCTCGCCCGCCCAGCCCCAGCCGCCGGCTCAACCCCAGCCGCTGTTCCAGACCCAGCCACTGCTACAGACCACGCCTACCATCCTCCCACAACccactgctgccactgctgctgccccCGCCCCCAAGCCAGTGGACGCCACCCCGCAGATCACCGTCCAGCCTGCAGGCTTCGCATTTAGCCCAGGGATC ATCAGTGCCACCTCCCTCGGAGGACAGACGCAGATCCTGGGCTCCCTCACTACAGCTCCGGTTATTACCAACACCATTCCCAGCATGCCTGGGATCAGCAGTCAGATCCTCACTAATGCTCAGGGACAG GTTATTGGAGCACTTCCGTGGGTAGTGAACTCAGCTAGCGTGGCCGCACCAGCACCAGCACAGAGCCTGCAGGTCCAAGCCGTGACTCCCCAGCTCTTGCTGAATGCCCAGGGCCAGGTGATCGCAACCCTAGCCAGCAGCCCCCTGCCTCAACCTGTGGCTGTCAGGAAGCCAAACACACCGGAGTCCCCTGCTAAGAGTGAG GTGCAGCCTATCCAGCCAACACAAGCGGTGTCCCAGCCTGCCGTACTCCTCAGCAATCCAGCCCCGGCGCTCAAGTCGTCAGCCTCAGCTCCCATCCCAATCACCTGCTCAGAGACCCCTACCGTCAGTCAGTTGGTAGCAA AGCCGCACACTCCAAGTCTGGATGAGGACGGGATCAACTTAGAAGAGATCCGGGAGTTTGCCAAGAATTTTAAGATCCGGAGGCTCTCTCTGGGTCTGACACAGACCCAGGTAGGCCAGGCTTTGACCGCGACAGAAGGGCCAGCCTACAGCCAATCAGCCATCTGCAG GTTTGAGAAGCTGGACATCACACCCAAGAGTGCCCAGAAGCTGAAGCCGGTTTTGGAAAAGTGGTTGATGGAGGCCGAGCTCCGGAACCAGGAAGGCCAGCAGAATCTGATGGAGTTTGTGGGTGGCGAGCCCTCCAAGAAACGCAAGCGTCGCACGTCCTTCACACCGCAGGCCATAGAGGCTCTCAATGCCTACTTTGAGAAAAACCCCCTGCCTACCGGCCAGGAGATCACAGAGATCGCCAAGGAGCTCAACTATGACCGGGAGGTGGTGAGGGTCTGGTTCTGTAATCGACGCCAGACACTCAAGAACACCAGCAAGCTGAACGTCTTTCAGATCCCTTAG